From a single Fundidesulfovibrio terrae genomic region:
- the mfd gene encoding transcription-repair coupling factor gives MAIQINPVHDILSGRTQSVSVYKSGPGSLVTLCRDMLAKGRTVVLVTPGAADLAQISALLHLFFPASDEPAVLKPWAALPSYMPGLPGQASWAKRWAFLHACADSSRPKILCMSVENLLPKWPPLQALEHNILDIRAGEDLSPEMILEQAAAWGYRRMGMASQLGDLALRGDLMDIFPPGYDHPVRLEFFGDTVENIRLFDAASQRSLADIREVSILPVAPAILAEPFLSRARAVWAKLAQTGELSRATQAHLEDMLIKGDGNIWPGLFYDAPATLESWLPKDAVFVLAQSTSLRPRLEEQEFGWVTEFEKLSSSHGVSWPRHQVLWPEAMARRAWQGKPQIVFEDMVIGHEKHGQDLPERKIENFQDLFWRPDEGRRPWSTLVAAMKQWEEERRQVLLSFHSKQSRRKFLKLCEHEGITLTQDPATGKPGLHALISPLRRGMELGWNNCLILPEDVIQPGSTASARPKPEKGFKGMTAFDDVNPGDLLVHRDYGLARFEGLSRLSVDQAANDYLLLVFDGGDKLYLPVDRLSLVQRYKGPEGTDPSLDRLGGTRWKSSREKAKKAIEKIAQDLVEMYAYRRVAKGYAYGPVSELYWEFEATFGFEETPDQERAISEVLDDMERPEPMDRLVCGDVGFGKTEVAMRAAFRAVLDGKQVALLCPTTVLAEQHYQNFMKRLEGFPVNVGMLSRFVPPKRAKMVTAAAAKGELDILIGTHRMLSKDVSFPRLGLIILDEEQRFGVKHKEKLKALKMNVDALTLSATPIPRTLQLSLSGIRGLSVMETPPADRKAVDTALVDRDERMLANIVARELEREGQVFWVHNRVQSLPQVTDFVRKLAPGARIAVAHGQMNEKELEESMHKFWHGEIDVLVCTAIIESGLDFPRANTLIVDNAQMFGLGQLYQLRGRVGRSDRQAYAYFVVPSIDHIPELARKRLQVILDMDYLGAGFQIAMEDLRLRGAGNILGEAQSGHIAKIGLDLFLEMLDEEVRRVKGEPAREEVETELNLSVPARIPEQYVPDSKERLRLYKNLTAAQTEAGLAEAMADIKDRFGHAPEELENFAAVLALKRVLTKLGVRRADIHAAKVALTWDEGAKAVSPEALIAWITPRQPQAKLLPPAKLEFRLDQGAPLRKALEQATAELAKLVA, from the coding sequence ATGGCCATCCAGATAAACCCCGTCCACGACATCCTCTCCGGCAGAACCCAGTCCGTAAGCGTCTACAAGAGCGGGCCGGGCAGCCTTGTGACCTTGTGCCGCGACATGCTGGCCAAGGGGCGCACCGTGGTCCTGGTGACCCCGGGCGCCGCCGACCTGGCCCAGATCTCGGCGCTTCTGCATCTTTTTTTCCCCGCATCGGATGAACCGGCCGTACTGAAGCCCTGGGCAGCCCTGCCGTCCTACATGCCGGGACTGCCCGGCCAGGCCTCCTGGGCCAAGCGCTGGGCCTTCCTGCACGCCTGCGCCGACTCTTCCAGACCCAAGATTCTGTGCATGAGCGTGGAGAACCTGCTGCCCAAGTGGCCGCCCTTGCAGGCCCTGGAGCACAACATCCTGGACATCCGGGCGGGGGAGGACCTCTCGCCCGAGATGATCCTGGAGCAGGCCGCCGCCTGGGGGTACCGCCGCATGGGCATGGCCTCCCAGTTGGGCGACCTGGCCCTGCGCGGCGACCTCATGGACATCTTCCCGCCGGGTTACGACCACCCCGTGCGCCTGGAGTTTTTCGGCGACACTGTGGAGAACATCCGCCTCTTCGACGCTGCCAGCCAGCGGTCGCTGGCCGACATCCGCGAGGTGTCCATCCTGCCCGTGGCTCCGGCCATCCTGGCCGAGCCGTTCCTCTCTCGCGCCAGGGCTGTCTGGGCCAAGCTTGCCCAGACCGGCGAACTCAGCCGCGCCACCCAGGCCCACCTGGAGGACATGCTCATCAAGGGCGACGGCAACATCTGGCCCGGGCTCTTCTACGACGCCCCCGCCACCCTGGAGAGCTGGCTGCCCAAGGATGCGGTGTTCGTGCTGGCCCAGTCCACCAGCCTGCGCCCCCGCCTGGAGGAGCAGGAATTCGGCTGGGTGACGGAGTTCGAAAAGCTTTCCTCCTCCCATGGCGTGTCCTGGCCCCGCCACCAGGTCCTCTGGCCTGAGGCCATGGCCCGGCGAGCCTGGCAGGGCAAGCCGCAGATCGTGTTCGAGGACATGGTAATCGGTCACGAAAAGCACGGCCAGGACCTGCCCGAGCGCAAGATCGAGAACTTCCAGGACCTCTTCTGGCGCCCCGACGAGGGCCGCCGCCCCTGGAGCACCCTGGTCGCGGCCATGAAGCAGTGGGAGGAGGAGCGCCGCCAGGTGCTTCTGTCCTTCCATTCCAAGCAGTCGCGGCGAAAGTTCCTGAAGCTTTGCGAGCACGAGGGCATCACCCTCACCCAGGATCCGGCCACCGGCAAGCCCGGCCTGCACGCCCTCATCTCGCCGTTGCGCCGGGGCATGGAACTCGGCTGGAACAACTGCCTCATCCTGCCCGAGGACGTCATCCAGCCGGGCAGCACCGCGTCCGCGCGCCCCAAGCCCGAAAAGGGCTTCAAGGGCATGACCGCCTTCGACGACGTCAATCCCGGCGACCTTCTGGTGCACCGCGACTACGGCCTGGCCCGCTTCGAGGGACTCTCGCGCCTCTCAGTTGACCAGGCCGCCAACGACTACCTGCTGCTCGTCTTCGATGGCGGGGACAAGCTCTACCTGCCCGTGGACCGCCTGAGCCTGGTGCAGCGCTACAAGGGCCCCGAGGGCACGGATCCGTCGCTTGACCGCCTGGGCGGCACGCGCTGGAAGTCCAGCCGCGAGAAGGCCAAGAAGGCCATCGAGAAGATCGCCCAGGATTTGGTGGAGATGTACGCCTACCGCCGCGTGGCCAAGGGCTACGCCTACGGGCCGGTGAGCGAGCTCTACTGGGAGTTCGAGGCCACCTTCGGCTTCGAGGAGACCCCGGACCAGGAGCGGGCCATTTCGGAAGTGCTCGATGACATGGAGCGCCCCGAGCCCATGGACCGCCTGGTCTGCGGCGATGTGGGCTTCGGCAAGACGGAGGTGGCCATGCGCGCCGCCTTCCGCGCCGTGCTGGACGGCAAGCAGGTGGCCCTGTTGTGCCCCACCACGGTCCTGGCCGAGCAGCACTACCAGAATTTCATGAAACGCCTGGAGGGGTTCCCCGTCAATGTGGGCATGCTCTCACGCTTCGTGCCCCCCAAACGGGCCAAGATGGTCACGGCGGCCGCGGCCAAGGGCGAGCTGGACATCCTGATCGGCACCCACCGCATGCTCTCCAAGGACGTGAGCTTTCCCCGCCTGGGGCTCATCATCCTGGACGAGGAGCAGCGCTTCGGGGTCAAGCACAAGGAGAAGCTCAAGGCCCTCAAGATGAACGTGGACGCGCTCACGCTCTCGGCCACGCCCATCCCGCGCACGCTCCAGCTCTCGCTCTCGGGCATCCGGGGGCTCTCGGTCATGGAGACTCCGCCCGCCGACCGCAAGGCCGTGGACACCGCCCTGGTGGACCGCGACGAGCGCATGCTGGCCAACATCGTGGCCCGGGAGCTCGAACGAGAGGGCCAGGTGTTCTGGGTGCACAACCGGGTGCAGAGCCTGCCCCAGGTGACGGACTTCGTGCGCAAGCTGGCCCCGGGCGCGCGCATCGCCGTTGCCCACGGCCAGATGAACGAGAAGGAGCTGGAAGAGTCCATGCACAAGTTCTGGCACGGCGAGATCGACGTGCTGGTGTGCACGGCCATCATCGAGTCCGGCCTGGACTTCCCCCGCGCCAATACCCTCATCGTGGACAACGCCCAGATGTTCGGGCTGGGACAGCTCTACCAGCTGCGCGGCCGAGTGGGGCGCTCGGACCGCCAAGCCTACGCCTATTTCGTGGTGCCCTCCATCGACCACATCCCAGAGCTTGCCCGCAAGCGCCTCCAGGTCATCCTGGACATGGACTACCTGGGCGCGGGCTTCCAGATCGCCATGGAGGATCTGCGCCTGCGCGGCGCTGGCAACATCCTGGGCGAGGCCCAGTCCGGGCACATCGCCAAGATCGGCCTGGACCTGTTCCTGGAAATGCTCGACGAGGAAGTGCGCCGGGTCAAGGGCGAGCCCGCCCGTGAAGAGGTGGAGACCGAACTCAACCTGAGCGTGCCCGCGCGCATCCCTGAGCAGTACGTGCCCGACTCCAAGGAGCGACTGCGCCTCTATAAAAACCTCACAGCGGCCCAGACCGAGGCCGGACTGGCCGAGGCCATGGCCGACATCAAGGACCGCTTCGGCCATGCCCCTGAGGAGCTGGAGAACTTCGCCGCCGTGCTGGCCTTGAAGCGCGTGCTCACCAAGCTCGGCGTGCGCCGGGCGGACATCCACGCCGCCAAGGTGGCCCTCACCTGGGACGAGGGGGCCAAGGCCGTGTCGCCCGAGGCGCTCATCGCCTGGATCACTCCCAGGCAGCCCCAGGCCAAGCTCCTGCCCCCCGCCAAACTGGAATTCAGGCTCGACCAGGGTGCGCCGCTGCGCAAGGCCCTGGAACAGGCCACGGCCGAACTGGCCAAGCTGGTCGCATGA
- a CDS encoding chemotaxis protein CheW has translation MDEVLKKQDAELMQLVTFSIGEEEFGVDILKVQEIIRMMEITKVPRAPEFVEGVINLRGKVIPIIDLRRRFGLSARGHDKHTRIIVIEINNMIVGFVVDSVSEVLRIPSSTVEPPPPVVSGMESEYISGVGKLEDRLLILLDLDRLLSHEEKESLTGV, from the coding sequence ATGGACGAGGTTTTGAAGAAACAAGACGCTGAACTCATGCAGCTGGTGACTTTCAGCATCGGCGAAGAGGAGTTCGGGGTCGACATCCTCAAGGTACAGGAGATCATCCGCATGATGGAGATCACCAAGGTGCCGCGAGCCCCCGAATTCGTCGAGGGTGTCATCAATCTTCGCGGCAAGGTCATCCCCATCATCGACCTGCGCAGGCGTTTCGGGCTTTCTGCGCGTGGGCACGATAAGCATACCCGGATCATCGTCATCGAGATCAACAACATGATCGTCGGTTTCGTCGTCGATTCGGTCTCCGAGGTGCTGCGGATTCCTTCGAGCACGGTGGAGCCGCCTCCGCCGGTGGTCTCGGGCATGGAGTCCGAATATATCAGCGGCGTGGGCAAGCTGGAAGACCGCCTGCTCATCCTACTCGACCTGGACCGCCTGCTCTCCCACGAGGAGAAGGAGTCCCTCACCGGCGTCTAG
- a CDS encoding heavy metal translocating P-type ATPase yields MNAPDKMTFSVPEMDCMEEAALLKRALAPLVQDEDRLDFDFIGRRMTVNLDGLDVSRERILAAVASTGLAASEQSGTGGGMLDGCSCCGGSCSTGSQKQSYLRRNRRAIACAASGTAWIAGLVTAAVAGGSFLAAFREGANAPAASMAFWLFAALAGMWHVLPRAWASLKTLRPDMNLLMVAAAVGAMALGDYSEGASVAFLFALANELESWSMGRARRAIQSLADITPATALVLEPLMLTPVQKRVEEVAVGATVLVRPGDKVPLDGVVRKGASAVDQSPITGESMPVPKGPGDAVYAGTINAEGALEVETTRPASDTTLARIMHMVEAAQSRRAKAVQWVDRFAVVYTPAMIGLSLLVAVIPPLLFGGAWAQWFYQALVVLVISCPCALVISTPVSVVAALASAARNGVLVKGGAYLEAPASVTAVALDKTGTLTLGRPSVTAMEAFGKVSARELLAAAAALESRSSHPLAGAVLAHARRESVEPPVVEDARAIPGLGAQGLIGGVLHFVGNARLLREQSPALLTPELAGRFEKCAGEAAAAVAVWNESGVLGILTIEDKVRPEAPAAVAELLKLGVERVVMLTGDNEAAAQTMARRTGVTGYEADLLPQDKTRIVSEMAEGGVKVAMVGDGVNDAPALAASNLGVAMGSIGTGVAIETADVALMSDDLSKLPWLIRHSRRTLGTIKCNIGFALGLKALFLAMAFLQLATLWMAILADMGASLIVIFNGLRLLRIRK; encoded by the coding sequence ATGAATGCACCGGACAAGATGACGTTCTCGGTACCTGAAATGGATTGCATGGAGGAGGCCGCGCTCCTCAAGAGGGCGCTCGCCCCGCTGGTGCAGGATGAGGACCGCCTGGACTTCGACTTCATCGGGCGGCGCATGACCGTGAACCTGGACGGGTTGGACGTGTCCCGGGAGCGCATCCTGGCGGCCGTGGCCTCCACGGGTCTTGCCGCATCGGAACAGTCCGGGACCGGCGGCGGGATGCTCGACGGCTGCTCCTGTTGCGGCGGGTCGTGCTCCACCGGGAGCCAGAAGCAAAGCTACCTCCGCCGCAACCGGCGGGCCATCGCCTGCGCGGCCAGCGGAACGGCCTGGATCGCCGGGCTTGTCACCGCCGCCGTCGCCGGAGGATCGTTCCTGGCCGCCTTCCGCGAAGGCGCGAACGCTCCGGCCGCCTCCATGGCCTTCTGGTTGTTCGCGGCCCTGGCGGGCATGTGGCACGTGCTGCCCCGCGCCTGGGCGTCACTCAAAACTCTCCGCCCGGACATGAACCTGCTCATGGTGGCGGCGGCGGTAGGGGCCATGGCCCTTGGCGACTACTCCGAGGGCGCGTCCGTGGCCTTCCTCTTCGCCCTGGCCAACGAGCTGGAATCCTGGAGCATGGGCCGGGCGCGCCGGGCCATCCAGTCCCTGGCGGACATCACGCCGGCCACGGCCCTGGTGCTCGAGCCGCTCATGCTCACCCCGGTTCAGAAGCGAGTTGAGGAGGTGGCCGTGGGCGCGACGGTGCTGGTGCGCCCGGGCGACAAGGTCCCGCTGGACGGCGTTGTGCGCAAGGGGGCCTCGGCCGTGGACCAGTCGCCCATCACCGGCGAATCCATGCCCGTGCCCAAGGGGCCGGGCGACGCGGTCTACGCCGGCACCATCAACGCCGAGGGAGCCCTGGAGGTCGAGACCACCAGGCCCGCCTCGGACACCACCCTCGCCCGCATCATGCACATGGTGGAGGCCGCCCAGTCCCGCCGGGCCAAGGCCGTGCAATGGGTGGACAGATTCGCCGTGGTCTACACCCCGGCCATGATCGGCTTGTCGCTTCTGGTGGCCGTGATCCCCCCGCTCCTTTTCGGTGGCGCGTGGGCCCAGTGGTTCTACCAAGCCCTGGTGGTGCTGGTGATCTCCTGCCCGTGCGCCCTGGTGATCTCCACGCCCGTGAGCGTGGTGGCCGCCCTGGCCTCGGCCGCGCGCAACGGCGTGCTGGTCAAGGGCGGGGCCTACCTGGAAGCGCCCGCCTCCGTGACCGCCGTGGCCCTGGACAAGACCGGCACCCTGACACTCGGCCGGCCCTCGGTCACGGCCATGGAGGCGTTCGGGAAGGTCTCCGCGCGGGAGCTCCTGGCTGCGGCGGCGGCCCTGGAATCCCGCAGCAGCCACCCCCTGGCCGGGGCCGTGCTGGCCCACGCCCGGCGCGAGAGCGTCGAACCTCCCGTGGTGGAGGACGCCCGGGCCATACCGGGCCTGGGCGCGCAAGGGCTCATCGGCGGGGTGCTCCACTTCGTGGGCAACGCGCGGCTCCTGCGCGAGCAGTCGCCCGCCCTCCTCACGCCGGAGTTGGCCGGGCGCTTCGAAAAATGCGCCGGCGAGGCGGCGGCCGCAGTGGCGGTCTGGAACGAGTCGGGCGTACTCGGCATCCTCACGATCGAGGACAAGGTGCGCCCGGAAGCCCCGGCCGCAGTGGCCGAACTGCTGAAACTGGGAGTCGAGCGCGTCGTGATGCTCACCGGCGACAACGAAGCGGCGGCCCAAACCATGGCGCGCCGCACCGGCGTCACCGGCTACGAGGCGGACCTCTTGCCCCAGGACAAGACCCGCATCGTGTCCGAGATGGCGGAAGGCGGCGTCAAGGTGGCCATGGTGGGCGACGGCGTCAACGACGCCCCTGCCCTGGCGGCATCGAACCTGGGCGTGGCCATGGGCTCCATCGGCACCGGCGTGGCCATCGAGACCGCCGACGTGGCCCTCATGTCCGACGATCTGTCCAAGCTGCCCTGGCTGATCCGCCACTCGCGCCGCACGCTTGGCACCATCAAGTGCAACATCGGCTTCGCGCTGGGGCTCAAGGCGCTCTTCCTGGCGATGGCATTTCTGCAGCTGGCCACCCTCTGGATGGCCATCCTGGCCGACATGGGGGCGTCGCTCATCGTGATCTTCAACGGACTGCGCCTGCTGCGCATCCGCAAATGA
- a CDS encoding O-methyltransferase, with protein sequence MFHDLSPAMLERMRVLEARDAEDRTDGTPHADRLRQIPPDTGKFLAILAASTPEGDWVEVGSGAGYSAMWLSLACKAKGRGLTTYELSEKKAALARETLRLAGIESQVELVQGDALEELEKRRGVAFAFLDAERSILAPCYELLLTRMVPGGIICADNVISHKHQIEDFLAMIPQDSRVDSVIVPIGSGVLVCRLPG encoded by the coding sequence ATGTTCCACGACCTCTCGCCAGCCATGCTCGAAAGAATGCGCGTGCTGGAAGCACGCGACGCCGAGGATCGCACCGATGGCACCCCCCACGCAGACCGCCTGCGCCAGATCCCCCCGGATACGGGCAAGTTTCTGGCCATCCTGGCCGCATCGACCCCGGAGGGGGACTGGGTGGAGGTGGGGTCGGGGGCGGGCTACTCGGCCATGTGGCTGTCCCTGGCCTGCAAGGCCAAAGGGCGCGGGCTCACCACCTATGAGCTGTCGGAGAAGAAGGCCGCCCTGGCCCGCGAGACCCTGCGCCTGGCCGGGATAGAGTCACAGGTGGAGCTCGTCCAGGGCGACGCTCTGGAAGAACTGGAGAAGCGCCGTGGCGTGGCTTTCGCCTTCCTGGACGCCGAGCGCTCGATCCTTGCGCCCTGCTACGAGTTGCTCCTCACCCGCATGGTCCCGGGCGGGATCATCTGCGCGGACAACGTCATCAGCCACAAACATCAGATCGAGGATTTTCTGGCCATGATTCCCCAGGACTCGCGGGTGGATAGCGTCATCGTGCCCATTGGGTCCGGGGTGCTGGTCTGCCGCTTGCCCGGCTGA
- the icd gene encoding NADP-dependent isocitrate dehydrogenase, whose amino-acid sequence MNKTVHYIIGDGIGPEVFAAARPVIDAAVAKAYGDSRKLEWKELLAGEKAFKETGNYLPQETLDTLAKAELAMKGPLGTPVGGGIRSLNVTMRQVLDLYACIRPIKYFKGIESPVKRPDLVDMIVFRENTEDVYAGIEWASGTPEAKRLIEFLASLGKNVDETAGVGIKPMTPKGSKRLIKKAIEHAIAQKKSSVTMVHKGNIMKFTEGAFRAWGYEMAAEEFAAEVMTEQQAKEGGTKPVILKDRIADAMFQEVLIRPEQYSVIATTNLNGDYLSDALAAQVGGLGLAPGVNMSASLAFYEATHGTAPTIAGMDKANPGSLVLCGAMMLEHLGWFEAAKSIHDAMDAAISAKTVTVDLAGQIPGSTTVGCTAFGELLQKNL is encoded by the coding sequence ATGAACAAAACCGTCCATTACATCATCGGAGACGGCATCGGACCCGAGGTCTTCGCCGCCGCCCGCCCCGTCATCGACGCCGCCGTGGCCAAGGCCTACGGCGATTCCCGCAAGCTCGAATGGAAGGAGCTGCTGGCCGGCGAGAAGGCTTTCAAGGAAACCGGCAACTACCTGCCCCAGGAGACACTGGATACCCTGGCCAAGGCGGAGCTGGCCATGAAGGGCCCCCTGGGCACTCCGGTGGGCGGCGGCATCCGCAGCCTGAACGTCACCATGCGCCAGGTGCTGGACCTCTACGCCTGCATCCGTCCCATCAAGTATTTCAAAGGTATTGAGTCTCCGGTGAAGCGCCCCGACCTGGTGGACATGATCGTGTTCCGCGAGAACACCGAGGACGTCTACGCGGGCATCGAGTGGGCCTCGGGCACTCCCGAGGCCAAGCGCCTCATCGAGTTCCTGGCTTCGCTGGGCAAGAACGTGGACGAGACCGCGGGCGTGGGCATCAAGCCCATGACCCCCAAAGGCTCCAAGCGCCTCATCAAGAAGGCCATCGAACACGCCATCGCCCAGAAGAAGTCCAGCGTGACCATGGTGCACAAGGGCAACATCATGAAGTTCACCGAGGGCGCGTTCCGCGCCTGGGGCTACGAGATGGCCGCCGAGGAGTTCGCCGCCGAGGTCATGACCGAGCAGCAGGCCAAGGAAGGCGGCACCAAGCCCGTCATCCTCAAGGACCGCATCGCCGACGCCATGTTCCAGGAAGTGCTCATCCGCCCCGAGCAGTATTCGGTGATCGCCACCACCAACCTGAACGGCGACTACCTCTCCGACGCCCTGGCCGCCCAGGTGGGCGGGCTCGGCCTGGCCCCCGGCGTGAACATGAGCGCCAGCCTGGCCTTCTACGAGGCCACCCACGGCACCGCCCCCACCATCGCGGGCATGGACAAGGCCAACCCCGGCAGCCTGGTGCTCTGCGGCGCCATGATGCTCGAGCACCTGGGCTGGTTCGAGGCCGCCAAGAGCATCCACGACGCCATGGACGCCGCCATCAGCGCCAAGACCGTCACCGTGGACCTGGCCGGACAGATTCCCGGCAGCACCACCGTGGGCTGCACCGCCTTCGGCGAGCTGCTCCAGAAGAACCTGTAG
- a CDS encoding methyl-accepting chemotaxis protein, with protein MKLSIKTKLITGLLLVITVIMASIFLLVGFNFSNQSLESFIQSARKELAHVDYSITLFLDESKMNVDMMARDPLAMKLDEVTTSHVKSTQARKARVDPDDQAGKQLVELFTAMQASHPAFVEVFLGNKNGGFISALQDSDMPAGYDPRKRPWYIEALPITDRPSMSKAYMSTTGEAVTSVTRTVKRGSETIGVIGIDISLKKLTDLVKSIKLGQTGYLVLIQDDGVIMADPRHEQYNFKKVTDIASQHLNELFKLGTGEKSLTVDGKEYLGLVATSPKTGWKLLGFIERDEIMAPVKQTILNLALVVLASLAVITVMVWLFSTRVIINPLRQVSEFLACISRGDYAHRVRHTRTDELGAILDALNGTAGMLGENIEEIKRKTLDSEQKALAAEQATKEAEDARCKAEQARSEGMLQAASKLENIVAVVGSASEQLSSQIEESSRGAETQAQRVAETATSMEEMNSTVLEVARNASQAAQTSESARLKAQEGSQVVSTVLAGMTEVQNQSARLKDDMHQLGRQAEDIGRVLTVITDIADQTNLLALNAAIEAARAGEAGRGFAVVADEVRKLAEKTMTATKEVGDAIANIQQSTRRNVENVERSVSLISEAATLAGKSGDALGEIVQLVDSASDQVRSIATASEEQSAASEEISRSIEDVSTISAETSQAMTEAAKAVTELAGQAHVLQSLIDELQSDAGAPGACPPPARQLTAGRR; from the coding sequence ATGAAGCTTTCGATCAAGACCAAACTGATCACCGGTCTGCTGCTCGTGATAACGGTGATCATGGCGTCCATCTTCCTGCTGGTGGGGTTCAACTTCAGCAACCAATCGCTTGAGTCATTCATCCAGTCGGCCAGGAAGGAACTCGCCCATGTCGACTATTCCATCACCCTCTTTCTCGATGAAAGCAAAATGAACGTGGACATGATGGCCAGAGACCCGTTGGCCATGAAACTCGACGAAGTCACCACGAGCCACGTCAAAAGCACGCAGGCGCGCAAGGCGCGGGTGGATCCTGACGACCAGGCGGGAAAACAACTCGTCGAGCTGTTCACCGCCATGCAGGCATCGCACCCCGCCTTCGTGGAGGTCTTCCTCGGGAACAAGAACGGAGGCTTCATCAGCGCCCTGCAGGACTCCGACATGCCCGCCGGGTATGATCCGCGCAAACGTCCCTGGTACATCGAGGCCCTGCCAATCACCGACAGGCCGTCCATGTCCAAGGCGTACATGTCCACCACTGGGGAGGCGGTCACCAGCGTCACGCGCACCGTGAAACGCGGTTCCGAGACGATCGGCGTGATTGGGATCGACATTTCGCTCAAGAAGCTCACCGACCTCGTCAAATCCATCAAACTGGGCCAGACCGGCTATCTGGTGCTCATACAGGATGACGGCGTCATCATGGCCGATCCCAGGCACGAGCAGTACAACTTCAAGAAGGTCACGGACATTGCCTCGCAACACCTGAACGAACTCTTCAAGCTCGGCACGGGTGAAAAGTCCCTGACCGTGGACGGCAAGGAGTATCTGGGCCTGGTGGCGACCTCCCCCAAGACGGGCTGGAAGCTGCTGGGGTTCATCGAGCGCGACGAAATCATGGCCCCGGTGAAGCAGACCATCTTGAACCTCGCCCTGGTGGTCCTCGCGAGCCTGGCGGTGATCACCGTCATGGTGTGGCTGTTCTCGACGCGGGTGATAATCAACCCGTTGCGGCAGGTGAGCGAATTCCTGGCCTGCATCTCGCGCGGCGATTACGCCCACCGGGTTCGGCACACCCGCACGGACGAACTCGGCGCCATTCTGGACGCGCTCAACGGCACGGCCGGCATGCTCGGAGAGAATATCGAGGAGATCAAGCGCAAGACCCTCGATTCCGAACAGAAGGCGCTGGCCGCGGAACAGGCCACGAAAGAGGCCGAGGACGCCAGGTGCAAGGCCGAGCAGGCCAGGAGCGAGGGCATGCTCCAGGCCGCGTCCAAGCTCGAAAACATTGTCGCGGTGGTGGGGTCCGCGTCCGAGCAGCTCTCGTCGCAGATCGAAGAATCAAGCCGGGGCGCCGAAACACAGGCCCAGCGCGTCGCCGAAACCGCCACCTCCATGGAGGAAATGAACTCCACCGTGCTGGAAGTGGCCAGGAACGCCTCCCAGGCGGCCCAAACGTCAGAATCGGCACGGTTGAAAGCCCAGGAAGGATCCCAGGTGGTCAGCACCGTCCTCGCGGGGATGACCGAGGTCCAGAACCAGTCGGCCCGCCTCAAGGACGACATGCACCAGCTGGGCCGCCAGGCCGAAGATATCGGCCGGGTCCTCACCGTGATCACGGACATCGCGGACCAGACCAACCTGCTCGCCTTGAACGCCGCCATCGAAGCCGCCCGCGCGGGCGAGGCCGGACGAGGGTTCGCCGTGGTGGCGGACGAGGTCCGCAAACTCGCGGAAAAGACCATGACCGCCACCAAGGAGGTGGGCGACGCCATCGCCAACATCCAGCAGAGCACCCGGCGCAATGTCGAAAACGTGGAGCGCTCGGTGTCCCTCATTTCTGAAGCCGCGACCTTGGCTGGCAAATCCGGAGACGCCCTCGGCGAGATCGTGCAGCTGGTCGATTCGGCTTCGGACCAGGTGCGGTCCATCGCCACCGCCTCGGAGGAGCAATCCGCCGCAAGCGAGGAGATCAGCCGCTCCATCGAGGACGTGAGCACGATTTCCGCGGAGACGTCCCAGGCGATGACCGAAGCGGCCAAGGCCGTCACCGAGCTGGCGGGGCAGGCCCATGTGCTTCAGTCGCTCATCGACGAACTCCAGTCCGACGCGGGAGCCCCGGGCGCCTGCCCGCCGCCCGCCAGGCAGCTCACGGCCGGACGGCGGTGA
- a CDS encoding DUF2238 domain-containing protein, giving the protein MNTRYPLLLGLAFAVFWSILAVSPVSRDVWWAENIPVMAVFAFLAVSYQRLRFSSLACTFMAAWLFLHTVGGHYTFAHVPFGWVTDLFGFQRNNYDRIAHFSVGFYAFALAEYLQRKRLAHPAVVLAFSLASVMAVACAYEIIEWWYAALEGGEAGVEFLGSQGDPWDAQKDMLADTLGAVFALVVFVAREKRGALLSAQGE; this is encoded by the coding sequence ATGAACACGCGTTATCCTCTTCTTCTCGGGTTGGCCTTCGCGGTCTTCTGGTCGATCCTGGCCGTTTCCCCGGTGTCGCGCGATGTCTGGTGGGCGGAGAACATCCCGGTGATGGCTGTTTTCGCGTTCCTGGCGGTTTCGTACCAGCGTCTTCGTTTTTCTTCCCTGGCCTGCACGTTCATGGCGGCGTGGCTCTTCCTGCACACGGTGGGCGGGCATTACACCTTCGCCCATGTCCCGTTCGGATGGGTGACGGACCTTTTCGGATTCCAGCGCAACAATTACGACCGCATCGCGCATTTTTCCGTGGGATTTTACGCCTTCGCGCTCGCGGAATACCTCCAGCGCAAGCGGTTGGCGCACCCGGCGGTGGTGCTGGCGTTCAGCCTCGCGTCGGTGATGGCCGTGGCATGCGCGTACGAGATCATCGAGTGGTGGTACGCGGCCCTTGAGGGCGGAGAGGCGGGAGTCGAGTTCCTGGGAAGCCAGGGAGACCCCTGGGATGCCCAGAAGGACATGCTCGCCGACACCCTGGGAGCGGTATTCGCGCTGGTCGTGTTCGTGGCGCGCGAGAAGAGGGGTGCGCTCTTGAGCGCTCAGGGGGAATGA